Proteins from a single region of Verrucosispora sp. NA02020:
- a CDS encoding sporulation protein, with product MVFKKMLGAFGIGAPSVDTVLSDPGTRPGSMLTGQVNLTGGNQDVDIDQVVLSLVTRVEVDGADGDHDATVEFHRVPVAGGLRLAEGQHLALPFQIPMPLQTPVTDVYGQRLPGMTMGLRTEVAIRGAVDKGDLDPVYVHPLPVQERILEAFGRLGFQFKGADLEHGQIAGARQTLPFYQEIEYFAAPQYAHEINEVELTFLADEQGVDIVLEFDRRGGLFTGGHDSYGRYRVAHADADQRDWAAEVDGWFRQALDQYRTLHPGAAFAQPGPQGYGQPGYGQPGYGQPAYGQPGYGQPVGYPPQQPMYGHHQEEHHERRGPGMGAVAAGVVGGAALGFAGGMVADEVFDSFGDDEGDDGGEE from the coding sequence GTGGTGTTCAAGAAGATGCTGGGTGCCTTCGGGATCGGCGCGCCCAGCGTCGACACGGTCCTGTCCGATCCGGGCACCCGCCCCGGCTCGATGCTGACCGGCCAGGTGAACCTGACCGGCGGCAACCAGGACGTGGACATCGACCAGGTCGTGTTGAGCCTGGTCACCCGCGTCGAGGTCGACGGCGCGGACGGCGACCACGACGCGACCGTCGAGTTCCACCGGGTGCCGGTCGCGGGCGGGCTGCGCCTCGCGGAGGGGCAGCACCTGGCTCTGCCGTTCCAGATCCCGATGCCGTTGCAGACCCCGGTGACCGACGTCTACGGCCAGCGGCTGCCCGGCATGACCATGGGCCTGCGCACCGAGGTCGCCATCCGTGGCGCGGTCGACAAGGGCGACCTCGACCCGGTGTACGTGCACCCGCTGCCGGTGCAGGAGCGGATCCTCGAGGCGTTCGGGCGGCTGGGCTTCCAGTTCAAGGGCGCCGACCTGGAGCACGGGCAGATCGCCGGGGCGCGCCAGACGCTGCCCTTCTATCAGGAGATCGAGTACTTCGCCGCGCCGCAGTACGCCCACGAGATCAACGAGGTCGAGCTGACCTTCCTCGCCGACGAGCAGGGCGTCGACATCGTGCTGGAGTTCGACCGGCGCGGTGGCCTGTTCACCGGTGGGCACGACTCCTACGGCCGCTACCGCGTGGCGCACGCCGACGCCGACCAGCGGGACTGGGCCGCCGAGGTCGACGGCTGGTTCCGTCAGGCGCTCGACCAGTACCGCACCCTGCACCCCGGCGCGGCCTTCGCCCAGCCCGGCCCGCAGGGTTACGGCCAGCCGGGCTACGGGCAGCCGGGTTACGGCCAGCCCGCCTACGGCCAACCCGGCTACGGCCAGCCGGTCGGCTACCCGCCGCAGCAGCCCATGTACGGGCACCACCAGGAGGAGCACCACGAGCGGCGCGGGCCCGGCATGGGCGCGGTCGCCGCCGGTGTGGTCGGCGGTGCGGCGCTCGGATTTGCCGGCGGCATGGTCGCCGACGAGGTCTTCGATTCCTTCGGTGACGACGAGGGCGACGACGGCGGCGAGGAGTGA
- a CDS encoding GNAT family N-acetyltransferase — protein sequence MYQEKIADLGTLSLTTVDPMVDAELLHGWVTQPRAVFWGMGSHTLDEVREIYEFVDALTTHHAYLIRIDDVPIGLFQTYQPAADPVGERYPVRPGDIGMHLLLAPPPGLPRALAGPVGAALARFLFLDPTRDRIVVEPDVRNDAARRRLLAEGFTLAEEIDMPDKRARLAFLTRARFEADRPALTSH from the coding sequence ATGTACCAGGAGAAGATCGCCGACCTCGGCACCCTCAGCCTGACCACCGTCGACCCGATGGTCGACGCCGAACTCCTGCACGGCTGGGTCACCCAGCCCCGCGCGGTGTTCTGGGGCATGGGTTCGCACACCCTCGACGAGGTGCGCGAGATCTACGAGTTCGTCGACGCTCTGACCACCCATCACGCGTACCTGATCCGGATCGACGACGTGCCGATCGGCCTGTTCCAGACGTACCAGCCGGCGGCCGACCCGGTCGGCGAGCGCTATCCCGTACGCCCCGGCGACATCGGCATGCACCTGCTGCTCGCCCCGCCGCCCGGCCTGCCCCGCGCGCTGGCCGGTCCGGTCGGCGCCGCCCTGGCCCGGTTCCTGTTCCTGGACCCGACCCGGGACCGCATCGTCGTCGAGCCCGACGTCCGCAACGACGCGGCCCGCCGCCGACTGCTCGCCGAGGGGTTCACCCTGGCCGAGGAGATCGACATGCCGGACAAGCGCGCCCGGCTCGCCTTCCTCACCCGGGCCCGGTTCGAGGCGGACCGACCGGCGCTGACCAGCCACTAG
- a CDS encoding siderophore-interacting protein has translation MKRNWESLVLKAMGGRNFRLTVLDSAPVNERYQRLLVDGGGLLQECEVHPTMWIRLWFDNDGRAHQRAYTLVDPDPETGRFHLEFALHDGVAARWAGAARPGDTIEATVHGTGFALPDPAPRHLYLVGDAASLPAVNSLLDSARDIPATVWIEYAHEDEKELAARARAHHEVVWVPRRDDGRHLVDTVRDGMKASDGGYYWVACEAATARSIVKHIRRGLGVGRQQLTGVGYWNAR, from the coding sequence GTGAAGCGGAACTGGGAGTCGCTGGTCCTCAAGGCGATGGGAGGACGGAACTTCCGACTGACCGTCCTGGACTCCGCGCCGGTGAACGAGCGGTACCAACGTCTGCTGGTCGACGGTGGCGGGTTGCTCCAGGAGTGTGAGGTCCACCCGACGATGTGGATCCGGCTCTGGTTCGACAACGACGGACGGGCGCACCAGCGGGCGTACACGCTCGTCGACCCGGACCCGGAAACCGGCCGCTTCCACCTGGAGTTCGCGCTGCACGACGGCGTCGCCGCCCGCTGGGCCGGCGCGGCCCGCCCCGGCGACACCATCGAGGCCACCGTGCACGGCACCGGGTTCGCCCTGCCCGACCCGGCGCCCCGGCACCTCTATCTGGTCGGGGACGCGGCCTCGCTGCCGGCGGTGAACAGCCTGCTGGACAGCGCGCGGGACATCCCGGCGACGGTCTGGATCGAGTACGCCCACGAGGACGAGAAGGAACTGGCCGCCCGCGCCCGTGCACACCACGAGGTGGTGTGGGTGCCGCGCCGCGACGACGGGCGGCACCTGGTCGACACCGTCCGCGACGGGATGAAGGCCAGCGACGGCGGCTACTACTGGGTTGCCTGCGAGGCGGCCACCGCCCGCAGCATCGTCAAGCACATCCGACGCGGTCTCGGCGTGGGCCGCCAGCAGTTGACCGGGGTGGGCTACTGGAACGCCCGGTGA
- a CDS encoding cellulase family glycosylhydrolase, with protein sequence MKHPPRRARRLLVAAGAVGALTLGTLAVLPTTAAMAAPGCSVTYTTNSWSGGFTASVTITNVGDPINGWTLGFRFPDGGQRLAQGWSATWSQSGSEVTARSLSWNGSLATRASTTIGFNGTFTGANPAPTSYTLNGTVCTGSTTPTTPPPTTPPPTTPPPGGQTPVAVNGQLRVCGVNLCNQYGRPIQLRGMSSHGLQWFGNCYNDASLDALATDWRADLFRIAMYVQEDGYETDPAGFTNRVNALVEEATERGMYAMIDFHTLTPGDPMHNLERAKTFFAAVSARHASKNNVIYEITNEPNGVSWSTIKNYADQVIPVIRANDPDAVVIVGTRGWSSLGVSEGSNHTEIVNNPVNASNVMYAFHFYAASHRDNYRAEVERAAARLPLFVTEFGLVDYTGDGAADLASSTQWLDLLDRLKIGYANWTFSDKAEGSAALRPGTCNGSNYTGTSMLTTSGAFMRERIRTPDNFPTS encoded by the coding sequence ATGAAGCATCCTCCGCGCCGCGCCCGGCGCCTCCTGGTCGCGGCCGGTGCCGTCGGCGCGCTGACCCTCGGCACGCTGGCCGTCCTGCCCACGACCGCCGCGATGGCCGCACCCGGCTGTTCGGTGACCTACACGACGAACAGCTGGTCCGGCGGGTTCACCGCCAGCGTGACCATCACCAACGTCGGCGACCCGATCAACGGGTGGACGCTCGGTTTCCGTTTCCCGGACGGCGGCCAGCGCCTGGCGCAGGGTTGGTCGGCGACCTGGAGTCAGAGCGGCAGCGAGGTCACCGCACGGAGCCTGAGCTGGAACGGGTCGCTGGCCACCCGCGCCAGCACCACCATCGGCTTCAACGGCACCTTCACCGGCGCCAATCCGGCACCGACCTCGTACACCCTCAACGGCACGGTCTGCACCGGCTCGACCACGCCGACCACTCCCCCGCCGACCACGCCGCCACCGACCACCCCACCGCCCGGCGGGCAGACCCCGGTGGCCGTCAACGGGCAGCTGCGGGTCTGCGGGGTCAACCTCTGCAACCAGTACGGCCGGCCGATCCAGTTGCGCGGCATGAGCAGCCACGGCCTCCAGTGGTTCGGCAACTGCTACAACGACGCCTCGCTGGACGCGCTCGCCACCGACTGGCGGGCCGACCTGTTCCGGATCGCCATGTACGTGCAGGAGGACGGGTACGAGACCGACCCGGCGGGCTTCACCAACCGGGTCAACGCCCTGGTCGAGGAGGCCACCGAGCGGGGCATGTACGCGATGATCGACTTCCACACGCTCACGCCCGGCGACCCGATGCACAACCTGGAGCGGGCCAAGACCTTCTTCGCGGCGGTGTCCGCACGGCACGCGTCGAAGAACAACGTGATCTACGAGATCACCAACGAGCCCAACGGGGTGAGCTGGTCGACCATCAAGAACTACGCCGACCAGGTCATCCCGGTCATCCGTGCCAACGACCCGGACGCGGTGGTCATCGTCGGCACCCGGGGCTGGTCCTCGCTGGGCGTCTCCGAGGGCTCCAACCACACCGAGATCGTCAACAACCCGGTGAACGCGAGCAACGTCATGTACGCGTTCCACTTCTACGCCGCGTCGCACCGGGACAACTACCGGGCCGAGGTCGAGCGGGCCGCCGCGCGGCTGCCGTTGTTCGTCACCGAGTTCGGCCTGGTGGACTACACCGGTGACGGCGCCGCCGACCTGGCCAGCAGCACCCAGTGGCTGGACCTGCTCGACCGGCTGAAGATCGGGTACGCCAACTGGACGTTCTCCGACAAGGCCGAGGGCAGTGCGGCGTTGCGGCCGGGCACCTGCAACGGCAGCAACTACACGGGTACGTCCATGCTGACCACCTCGGGCGCGTTCATGCGCGAGCGCATCCGGACCCCGGACAACTTCCCGACGAGCTGA
- a CDS encoding MmcQ/YjbR family DNA-binding protein → MADADDVRRLALALPHVVENDSDGFDFRVADKGFVWSYPERRPGKPRVIRTDVAVLFVGDEAEKQALLLGEPDLFFTTPGYDGLPLVMLRLAAVGVDRLAELVTDAWRMRAPESLAVDLDEAALR, encoded by the coding sequence ATGGCTGACGCGGACGACGTCCGTCGGTTGGCGCTCGCGCTGCCCCACGTGGTCGAGAACGACAGCGACGGCTTCGACTTCCGGGTGGCCGACAAGGGGTTCGTCTGGTCCTACCCCGAGCGCCGGCCCGGCAAGCCGCGCGTGATCCGCACCGACGTGGCCGTGCTCTTCGTCGGGGACGAGGCCGAGAAGCAGGCCCTGCTGCTCGGCGAGCCCGACCTCTTCTTCACCACCCCCGGCTACGACGGGCTGCCCCTGGTCATGCTGCGCCTGGCGGCGGTGGGGGTCGACCGACTCGCCGAGCTGGTGACCGATGCCTGGCGGATGCGTGCGCCGGAGTCGCTCGCCGTCGACCTCGACGAGGCCGCCCTCCGTTGA
- a CDS encoding tetratricopeptide repeat protein, whose product MNRLGITLKLGGRADEAAQWFRRAAEAGSTDGMANLALYLMGQGRNQEAAEWFRRIGDPLGEAFARRLSSEPDNPPDR is encoded by the coding sequence ATGAACCGTCTCGGGATCACCCTCAAGCTCGGCGGCCGGGCGGACGAGGCAGCGCAGTGGTTCCGCAGGGCCGCCGAGGCCGGCAGCACCGACGGGATGGCCAACCTCGCCCTCTATCTGATGGGTCAGGGACGCAACCAGGAGGCCGCCGAGTGGTTCCGCCGGATCGGCGACCCGCTGGGTGAGGCGTTCGCGCGACGGTTGTCGTCGGAGCCCGACAATCCGCCCGACCGGTGA
- a CDS encoding CHAT domain-containing protein gives MTGIPDAWGTPQYHLLVGACGQAEAHHDSYERTGSLRDLEFALAVFTEVLRVARNVDIRSTAANGLGTARWSRYERFGDLADLDAAVGLFRDALAMYPNERTPATPSFHANLGGVLRLRWRRTGVEADLVESVTQVRAALAATGPTHPRRAGRLTNLADGLLTLSLRYDDSSALAEAVEVSREAVTAAGPGDDLAGMLSNLAEILRLRYRSTNGRERVLLDEAVERGREAVAAAGDRHPLRARFESNLALVLVDRYAAGRHPADLAEAGRLAEHAVRATPEGHPNRAERMLVLAGIRRAEVTRLAAEVPRLREARRLARAARDAAAAVPEGHYLRADALLGEAAALTVWAVSGEPKAYQEAITILRRVARDPTAPVRVRVEAARRWANALLASSRGRDLAGARQAYHLAVELLPRTAPRRVTHADRERHLGAFVGLARDAAACAISAGDPLDALRLLEHGRGVLLGHALDARTELTELRRRRADLADRFEAVRNAFDRPEGIGFSSLPDDLTVPGEDRHALARDWDALLEEIRGVDDLAGFLRPPPVDDLLAEIARRGPVVVLNISGLRCDALVLAGGGVRVVPLRLSLDQVVDRARRLRAAVTRTNRPSLPAPLREEARSTVAETLDWLWATVAAPVLDVLAPPSGSRLWWVPTGPLTSLPLHAAGPADGPGVLDRVVSSYAPTVRSLVTAWRSRPAARTAVPLVVALPQTPGLGDLPNVPTEVRMLTARYPGSAVLLGARAVRRSVLDALPRHPWLHFAGHAVSAADGSADGHLVLHDHAAAPLTVADIARLRLTRAEIAYLSACDTGVSHEDLNDEALHVAGACHIAGFRHVVGTAWAIDDAVAPGVAADFYARLSGADDAASALHQAVRTLRAAQPDRPALWAPFLHVGP, from the coding sequence GTGACCGGCATCCCCGACGCCTGGGGGACACCGCAGTACCACCTCCTCGTCGGCGCCTGCGGTCAGGCCGAGGCCCACCACGACAGTTACGAGCGCACCGGGTCACTGCGGGACCTGGAGTTCGCCCTCGCCGTCTTCACCGAGGTGCTGAGGGTCGCCCGGAACGTCGACATCCGCAGCACCGCCGCCAACGGTCTCGGGACGGCCCGCTGGTCCCGCTACGAGCGCTTCGGTGACCTGGCCGACCTGGACGCGGCGGTCGGGTTGTTCCGGGACGCGCTGGCGATGTATCCGAACGAGCGCACCCCCGCCACGCCGTCCTTCCACGCCAACCTCGGTGGTGTGCTGCGGTTGCGCTGGCGGCGTACCGGCGTCGAGGCGGACCTGGTCGAGTCGGTGACCCAGGTCCGCGCGGCGCTGGCGGCGACCGGTCCCACCCATCCGCGCCGCGCGGGCCGGCTGACCAACCTCGCCGACGGGCTGCTCACCCTGTCGCTGCGGTACGACGACTCGTCCGCCCTCGCCGAGGCGGTCGAGGTGTCCCGCGAGGCGGTCACGGCGGCCGGGCCCGGTGACGACCTCGCCGGGATGCTCTCCAACCTCGCCGAGATACTGCGGCTGCGGTACCGCTCGACGAACGGCCGGGAGCGGGTCCTGCTGGACGAGGCGGTCGAGCGGGGACGTGAGGCGGTGGCGGCGGCCGGCGACCGACACCCGCTGCGGGCGCGGTTCGAGTCGAACCTCGCGCTCGTCCTGGTCGACCGGTACGCCGCCGGGCGGCACCCGGCCGACCTGGCCGAGGCGGGACGGCTCGCCGAGCACGCGGTGCGAGCCACGCCCGAGGGGCACCCCAACCGGGCGGAGCGGATGCTCGTGCTCGCCGGCATCCGACGGGCGGAGGTGACCCGACTCGCCGCCGAGGTACCCCGTCTCCGGGAGGCCCGCCGGCTCGCCCGTGCCGCCCGGGACGCGGCGGCGGCCGTGCCCGAGGGGCACTACCTGCGGGCCGATGCCCTGCTCGGCGAGGCCGCCGCGTTGACGGTGTGGGCGGTGAGCGGCGAGCCGAAGGCGTACCAGGAGGCCATCACCATCCTCCGGCGGGTGGCGCGGGACCCGACCGCACCGGTCCGCGTACGTGTCGAGGCCGCCCGACGGTGGGCCAACGCCCTCCTCGCCAGCAGCCGGGGACGGGACCTCGCCGGGGCCCGGCAGGCGTACCACCTGGCGGTCGAGCTGTTGCCCCGGACCGCGCCGAGGCGTGTCACGCACGCCGACCGGGAACGGCACCTGGGTGCCTTCGTCGGTCTGGCCCGGGACGCCGCCGCCTGCGCCATCTCGGCCGGTGACCCGCTCGACGCGCTGCGGCTGCTCGAACACGGCCGGGGGGTGCTGCTCGGGCACGCCCTGGACGCCCGGACCGAGCTGACCGAGCTGCGTCGACGGCGTGCCGACCTGGCGGACCGCTTCGAGGCGGTGCGGAACGCGTTCGACCGGCCGGAAGGGATCGGTTTCAGTTCCCTGCCGGACGACCTGACGGTGCCCGGCGAGGACCGGCACGCGCTGGCCCGGGACTGGGACGCGCTGCTGGAGGAGATCCGGGGCGTCGACGATCTCGCCGGGTTCCTGCGCCCGCCCCCCGTCGACGACCTGCTCGCCGAGATCGCCCGGCGAGGTCCCGTGGTGGTGCTCAACATCAGTGGGCTGCGGTGCGACGCCCTGGTGCTCGCCGGGGGCGGGGTGCGGGTGGTACCGCTGCGGCTGAGTCTCGACCAGGTGGTCGACCGGGCCCGGCGGCTGCGCGCGGCCGTCACCCGCACCAACCGGCCGAGCCTGCCCGCTCCACTGCGCGAGGAGGCCCGGTCCACGGTCGCCGAGACCCTGGACTGGCTCTGGGCCACCGTCGCCGCGCCGGTGCTCGACGTGCTCGCGCCGCCGTCCGGCTCGCGGCTGTGGTGGGTGCCGACCGGGCCGCTGACCAGCCTCCCGCTGCACGCCGCCGGGCCGGCGGACGGACCGGGCGTGCTGGACCGGGTCGTCTCCTCGTATGCCCCGACGGTGCGCAGCCTGGTCACCGCCTGGCGATCCCGTCCGGCGGCCCGGACGGCCGTGCCGCTGGTGGTGGCCCTGCCGCAGACGCCGGGACTGGGCGACCTGCCGAACGTGCCGACCGAGGTGCGGATGCTGACCGCCCGGTATCCGGGCAGCGCGGTGCTCCTGGGTGCGCGCGCGGTCCGGCGGTCCGTGCTCGACGCGTTGCCCCGGCACCCGTGGCTGCACTTCGCCGGTCACGCGGTCAGTGCCGCCGACGGGAGCGCGGACGGGCATCTCGTCCTGCACGACCACGCCGCCGCCCCGCTGACCGTCGCCGACATCGCGCGGCTGCGGCTGACGCGTGCCGAGATCGCCTACCTGTCGGCGTGCGACACCGGGGTCTCCCACGAGGACCTGAACGACGAGGCGCTGCACGTGGCCGGTGCCTGCCACATCGCCGGGTTCCGGCACGTGGTCGGCACCGCGTGGGCGATCGACGACGCCGTCGCGCCCGGCGTCGCGGCCGACTTCTACGCCCGGTTGAGCGGGGCCGACGACGCCGCGTCGGCCCTGCACCAGGCGGTGCGTACGCTGCGCGCCGCGCAACCGGACCGGCCCGCGCTCTGGGCGCCCTTCCTGCACGTCGGTCCGTGA
- a CDS encoding phage holin family protein — protein MEPQVDAERRALPEPVRVALRVLRDYRPTFARVRALVRSMVTSFLVLSTTFWLLPGVTISGLVGLLWLVALVTGVGAVLRPVLLALATALGGLGALTIGVGVQAVVMYVALQLAPEAHVAGFAVAFAAAWLAVALAAVVNWLADAGTDDTFVSEMLRLMSRVRRSTDRDGRRWWRWRRSGPARRDTPGEVPAEGLLVIQLDGVAAPVLQWAVRAGNLPTMGRWLRSRSHRMTRWHTGLPATTPAAQAGLLHGEFGRVPAYRWYEKAPAGPDGTVPPGRLVVTSRPRDAAEVERRISTGRGLLRDGGVSISTAFSGDAPTTLLTVSHAGLPGRSTPGYAAFMTSPYGFARTVVLGAGQVLRELHAARRRRVRGVQPRADRGGSYLALRPLASLLSDLNVSLIAEQMARGAPVVFCDFVDYDEVAHHAGPARPEAMAALESLDHTLGILQRLAAEATRRYHIVVLSDHGQSQGATFRQRYGETLTQVVSRLVAPGVDEPAPAPRRRPRGPGRDAALAGGEHETTRNAEEQARVDTLLSEVSGRSGVTATATRMAVRARPEAARGPHPTHEQAAASGRTEPETVVVASGNLAMVYLTRHPGRLTRERLDEVTPGLVAGLAAHPGVGVVVVDSAAGALAVGRSGTHRLTDGHVEGDDPLLPYGPRARHDLLRHQGIDHVGDLVLISSVDPGLEEVTAFEELVGSHGGLGGWQNDALLVHPADWPQEGELVGPDAVHRQLLDWLSRLGLRSPDEPDDPAHGVGDAPTRSGMAEGPAGTAAGSDAGDRLAPAGRPGQPTPRPRPGETGVRLPAMASPVDEPARAGVAPAGSTPE, from the coding sequence ATGGAACCGCAGGTGGATGCCGAGCGCCGCGCTCTGCCCGAACCCGTCCGGGTCGCCCTGCGGGTGCTGCGCGACTACCGGCCGACCTTCGCCCGGGTACGCGCCCTGGTGCGCAGCATGGTCACCTCGTTCCTGGTGCTCAGCACGACGTTCTGGCTGCTGCCCGGCGTCACCATCAGCGGCCTGGTCGGCCTGCTCTGGCTGGTGGCCCTGGTCACCGGCGTCGGGGCGGTGCTGCGGCCGGTGCTGCTGGCCCTGGCCACCGCGCTCGGCGGACTCGGTGCGTTGACCATCGGCGTGGGCGTCCAGGCCGTCGTCATGTACGTGGCACTGCAACTGGCCCCCGAGGCGCACGTCGCCGGGTTCGCCGTCGCGTTCGCCGCCGCCTGGCTCGCCGTGGCGCTGGCCGCCGTGGTCAACTGGCTCGCCGACGCCGGCACCGACGACACCTTCGTCAGCGAGATGCTGCGGCTGATGAGCCGGGTCCGGCGCTCCACCGACCGTGATGGTCGCCGCTGGTGGCGCTGGCGCCGCAGCGGCCCGGCCCGGCGGGACACGCCCGGCGAGGTCCCGGCCGAGGGCCTGCTCGTCATCCAGCTCGACGGGGTGGCCGCCCCGGTGCTGCAGTGGGCGGTCCGCGCCGGCAACCTGCCCACCATGGGCCGGTGGCTGCGATCACGCAGCCACCGGATGACCCGCTGGCACACCGGGCTGCCGGCCACCACGCCCGCCGCCCAGGCCGGCCTGCTGCACGGCGAGTTCGGTCGGGTGCCGGCCTACCGCTGGTACGAGAAGGCACCAGCCGGCCCCGACGGGACCGTGCCGCCCGGGCGGCTCGTGGTGACCAGTCGTCCCCGCGACGCGGCCGAGGTCGAGCGGCGGATCTCCACCGGCCGGGGGCTGCTGCGCGACGGTGGGGTGAGCATCAGCACCGCCTTCTCCGGCGACGCCCCCACCACCCTGTTGACGGTCAGCCACGCCGGGTTGCCCGGCCGCTCCACGCCCGGCTATGCGGCGTTCATGACCAGCCCGTACGGCTTCGCCCGAACGGTGGTGCTCGGTGCCGGGCAGGTGCTGCGGGAACTGCACGCCGCCCGGCGGCGACGGGTGCGCGGCGTACAGCCCCGGGCCGACCGGGGCGGCTCCTACCTGGCGTTGCGTCCGCTGGCCAGCCTGCTCAGCGATCTCAACGTGTCGCTCATCGCCGAGCAGATGGCCCGGGGCGCCCCCGTCGTCTTCTGCGACTTCGTCGACTACGACGAGGTGGCCCACCACGCCGGCCCGGCCCGGCCGGAGGCGATGGCGGCGCTGGAGTCGCTCGACCACACCCTCGGCATCCTGCAACGGCTGGCCGCCGAGGCGACGCGGCGCTATCACATCGTGGTGCTCAGCGACCACGGCCAGAGCCAGGGCGCGACGTTCCGCCAGCGGTACGGCGAGACCCTGACCCAGGTGGTGTCCCGACTGGTCGCCCCGGGCGTCGACGAGCCCGCGCCGGCACCGCGCCGACGCCCACGTGGGCCTGGCCGGGACGCGGCGCTCGCCGGTGGCGAGCACGAGACCACCCGCAACGCCGAGGAGCAGGCCCGGGTCGACACCCTGCTCAGCGAGGTGTCCGGCCGCAGCGGCGTGACCGCCACCGCGACCCGGATGGCGGTACGTGCCCGGCCGGAGGCGGCCCGTGGCCCGCACCCGACGCACGAGCAGGCTGCCGCGTCGGGGCGTACCGAACCGGAGACCGTGGTGGTGGCCTCCGGGAATCTGGCGATGGTCTATCTGACCCGGCATCCGGGGCGGCTCACCCGCGAGCGCCTCGACGAGGTGACGCCGGGGCTGGTGGCGGGTCTGGCCGCGCATCCCGGCGTCGGCGTGGTCGTCGTCGACTCGGCCGCCGGAGCGCTGGCGGTCGGCCGGTCCGGGACCCACCGGCTGACCGACGGGCACGTCGAGGGCGACGACCCGCTGCTGCCGTACGGGCCGAGGGCCCGGCACGACCTGCTGCGGCACCAGGGCATCGACCACGTCGGTGACCTGGTGCTGATCAGCTCCGTGGACCCCGGCCTGGAAGAGGTGACCGCCTTCGAGGAGCTGGTCGGCAGCCACGGCGGCCTGGGCGGTTGGCAGAACGACGCGCTGCTGGTGCATCCCGCCGACTGGCCGCAGGAGGGCGAGCTGGTCGGCCCGGACGCGGTGCACCGCCAGTTGCTCGACTGGCTGTCCCGGCTCGGCCTGCGCAGCCCCGACGAGCCCGACGACCCGGCGCACGGGGTGGGCGACGCACCGACCCGGTCCGGCATGGCGGAGGGGCCCGCCGGAACGGCGGCGGGGTCCGACGCGGGGGACAGGCTCGCTCCGGCGGGCCGGCCGGGTCAGCCGACCCCCCGACCGCGTCCGGGGGAGACCGGAGTGCGGTTACCGGCTATGGCGTCGCCGGTGGATGAGCCGGCTCGGGCCGGCGTCGCCCCAGCAGGCTCCACCCCTGAGTGA
- a CDS encoding DedA family protein, producing the protein MTAALGTLAWLTLVVMFGAVVPVVPTGAAVSGAAALAAHQDPVTVLLVVFAGALGAYLGDLVVFAVLGWGGERIARRLRWLRGPQRLDRLSARVREGGVPMLLVSRLVPGGRLPVLLAAAMAGMTWRRFAVANLPAVLLWSALYAMIGVLGRAIFPEPWQSVLAAIVLVLLVTQGWSLLGRRRPEPAHPPATP; encoded by the coding sequence ATGACGGCGGCCCTCGGCACGCTGGCGTGGCTCACGCTGGTGGTGATGTTCGGCGCGGTCGTCCCGGTGGTGCCCACCGGGGCGGCGGTCAGCGGTGCCGCCGCCCTCGCCGCCCACCAGGACCCGGTGACCGTGCTCCTGGTCGTGTTCGCCGGGGCGCTCGGCGCGTACCTCGGTGATCTGGTGGTCTTCGCGGTGCTCGGCTGGGGCGGCGAACGCATCGCCCGGCGACTGCGCTGGCTGCGCGGGCCGCAACGGCTGGACCGGCTGTCGGCACGGGTACGCGAGGGCGGTGTCCCGATGCTTTTGGTCTCCCGGCTCGTGCCCGGCGGCCGGTTGCCGGTGCTGCTGGCCGCGGCGATGGCCGGGATGACCTGGCGGCGGTTCGCGGTGGCGAACCTGCCCGCCGTCCTGCTCTGGTCGGCCCTCTACGCGATGATCGGCGTGCTCGGCCGGGCCATCTTCCCCGAGCCGTGGCAGAGCGTGCTCGCCGCGATCGTGCTGGTCCTGCTGGTCACTCAGGGGTGGAGCCTGCTGGGGCGACGCCGGCCCGAGCCGGCTCATCCACCGGCGACGCCATAG